The following coding sequences lie in one Acidobacteriota bacterium genomic window:
- a CDS encoding HEAT repeat domain-containing protein, with product MSARTGGASFRVRLGFRITCVGFLAMSWAGAAALASAQPAGPLALPTYEQKLAWMLRLEDQRILRDLPPPVSTTPSAATRASGRTRSAAPVVVASPDLVRLLGDGEGRVRRRAALAIGHVGLAEGIEPLAKILAADAEPEVRQMAAFALGLIGQRAAIEPLRTALNDSSPLVQGRAAEALGLVGDAASASAVAAMATRHLSASNVATFDPDDLRYPQSTGVEAFRLGIYALARLKSYDALASVVLDQAGQPRARWWPVAYALSRTDDKRFVPALMTLVGGSGSLTRAFAARGLQTIKDGSAVGALILRAQGWQDDPRAAVASIRALGQLGMPEAASVVRGLLQSRLLDPGLRLEIVAALGALGDAGSIDRLIDLAADPWPAMRAAALRALRQVDPDTFLMVLSGLDADPHWSVRAALASIVGTLDPAVAVPRLTAMLGDRDERVIPAAVEALARFRPPDIGSALLRLLKHDDVIVRAAAATAIGEVKLPGGEAALAEAYRAGERDGMYQARAAALGALAKYGSGPAMPVLKQALTDGDWAVRVKALALARDLDPATDFSAAIRPAPGSAADRYASPLLVSPAVSPHVYIETDKGTIEIELAVLDAPLTAANFLALARSGAFSGVAIHRVVPNFVVQDGDTRGDGEGSPGYTIRDELNERPFLRGTVGMALDWQDTGGSQFFITHSPQPHLDGRYTVFGHVVAGMECVDRLQQWDMIRRVRTWDGVELTVK from the coding sequence GTGAGCGCCCGAACCGGCGGGGCGTCTTTCCGCGTTCGTCTTGGGTTCCGCATCACGTGCGTCGGTTTCCTGGCGATGTCGTGGGCTGGGGCTGCCGCGCTGGCTTCCGCCCAGCCGGCTGGGCCGCTGGCGCTACCAACCTACGAGCAGAAACTCGCGTGGATGCTGAGGCTCGAAGATCAGCGGATCCTTCGCGACCTGCCACCACCTGTGTCGACCACGCCCTCCGCGGCCACGCGCGCATCCGGGAGGACGCGCAGCGCAGCGCCAGTGGTCGTCGCGTCGCCAGATCTGGTGCGATTGCTCGGCGATGGCGAGGGGCGCGTACGCCGGCGCGCCGCGTTGGCCATCGGCCACGTCGGGCTCGCGGAAGGCATCGAGCCGCTGGCCAAGATTCTTGCCGCCGATGCCGAGCCTGAAGTCAGGCAGATGGCGGCCTTTGCGCTCGGCCTGATCGGTCAGCGAGCTGCCATCGAGCCCCTTCGGACGGCGCTGAACGATTCGTCTCCGCTTGTGCAGGGACGTGCCGCTGAGGCACTGGGTCTCGTCGGGGATGCCGCGTCCGCGTCGGCCGTCGCCGCCATGGCGACCAGGCATCTTTCTGCCAGCAACGTCGCGACGTTCGATCCGGACGACCTCAGGTACCCCCAGTCGACTGGCGTCGAAGCGTTTCGGCTGGGTATCTATGCCCTGGCGCGGCTGAAGTCGTACGACGCACTCGCGTCGGTCGTTCTCGACCAGGCAGGGCAGCCGCGGGCCCGGTGGTGGCCGGTCGCGTACGCGCTGTCGCGCACCGACGACAAGCGCTTCGTGCCAGCGTTGATGACGCTGGTCGGCGGCAGCGGCAGTCTGACGCGCGCGTTCGCCGCGCGAGGCTTGCAGACAATCAAGGACGGCAGTGCCGTGGGCGCGCTGATTCTGCGGGCCCAAGGCTGGCAGGACGATCCCCGGGCCGCCGTCGCTTCGATTCGTGCTCTCGGGCAGTTGGGCATGCCAGAAGCCGCTTCGGTCGTTCGCGGACTCCTTCAATCACGCCTCCTCGACCCCGGCCTTCGACTCGAGATCGTCGCGGCGCTCGGCGCGCTCGGTGACGCCGGGTCGATCGATCGCTTGATCGATCTGGCGGCCGATCCCTGGCCGGCCATGCGCGCGGCCGCCTTGCGCGCGCTGCGGCAGGTCGACCCCGACACGTTCCTCATGGTGTTGTCTGGCCTCGATGCGGACCCACACTGGAGTGTCCGGGCCGCCCTGGCCTCGATTGTCGGGACGTTGGATCCTGCCGTCGCGGTGCCGCGCCTGACCGCGATGCTCGGCGACCGGGACGAGCGGGTGATCCCGGCTGCCGTCGAGGCCCTCGCCAGGTTCCGGCCGCCCGACATCGGGTCGGCCCTCCTTCGCCTGCTCAAGCACGACGATGTGATTGTCCGGGCGGCGGCGGCGACCGCCATCGGTGAGGTGAAGCTCCCCGGAGGGGAAGCCGCCCTGGCCGAGGCCTACCGCGCGGGCGAGCGTGACGGCATGTACCAGGCCAGAGCGGCCGCACTCGGCGCGCTCGCCAAGTATGGATCCGGACCCGCCATGCCGGTTCTGAAGCAGGCCCTGACCGATGGCGACTGGGCCGTGCGGGTGAAAGCGCTTGCGCTCGCACGCGATCTCGATCCGGCCACCGACTTCAGCGCGGCCATCCGCCCGGCTCCCGGCTCCGCGGCCGACCGCTACGCGTCGCCATTGCTGGTGTCGCCAGCGGTGTCGCCCCACGTGTACATCGAGACCGACAAGGGCACCATCGAAATCGAACTGGCCGTACTCGACGCACCGTTGACGGCGGCGAACTTCCTCGCGCTTGCGCGCAGCGGGGCCTTTTCCGGCGTGGCCATCCATCGCGTCGTCCCGAACTTCGTCGTGCAGGACGGCGACACGCGCGGCGATGGCGAGGGGAGCCCGGGCTACACGATTCGCGACGAACTGAACGAGCGCCCGTTCCTGCGCGGAACCGTGGGTATGGCGCTCGATTGGCAGGATACCGGTGGCAGCCAGTTCTTCATCACGCACTCGCCACAGCCGCATCTGGATGGACGCTACACCGTGTTCGGCCACGTGGTGGCCGGCATGGAGTGTGTGGATCGGCTGCAGCAGTGGGACATGATCCGCCGGGTGCGGACGTGGGACGGCGTCGAATTGACCGTCAAGTAG
- the menC gene encoding o-succinylbenzoate synthase translates to MRIERIELRLVRLPLVRFFETSFGRVYDRTFLVTKLDGEGACAYGECVADDNPYYSSETTDTAWQMISQFLVPLVLGVTFTHPREVFPAMHRVRGHHMAKAAIEMAAWDLFARQQGVPLQQVLGGARTEIAAGVSIGIQDSLEQLAERVAAELADGYRRIKIKVKPGWDVEAVALVRERFGAIPLMVDANAAYCLEDAGHLARLDQYDLMMIEQPLDYDDIADHATLQRQLTTAICLDESIHSVRAGRDALDANACRIINIKPGRVGGHAESIRLHDLCAARHVPVWHGGMLESGIGRAHNLHLSTLPNFSLPGDVAASRRYYQPDLIEPGIEVQPDGMIRVPDGPGIGVHVVDDRLEQATLRRAEFTR, encoded by the coding sequence GTGAGAATCGAACGCATCGAATTGAGACTGGTGCGGTTGCCGCTGGTCCGCTTTTTCGAAACCAGCTTCGGCCGGGTCTACGACCGGACGTTCCTGGTGACGAAACTGGACGGCGAGGGCGCGTGTGCGTACGGGGAGTGCGTGGCTGACGACAACCCGTACTACAGTTCCGAGACCACCGACACCGCGTGGCAGATGATCAGCCAGTTCCTGGTGCCACTGGTCCTAGGCGTGACCTTCACGCATCCGCGTGAGGTGTTCCCGGCGATGCACCGCGTGCGGGGTCACCACATGGCCAAAGCCGCCATCGAGATGGCCGCCTGGGATCTGTTTGCCCGGCAGCAGGGTGTACCGCTGCAACAGGTGCTCGGAGGCGCACGAACCGAGATTGCCGCCGGCGTCTCGATTGGGATCCAGGATTCGCTCGAACAGTTGGCCGAGCGCGTAGCCGCCGAATTGGCCGATGGCTACCGCCGGATCAAAATCAAAGTGAAACCCGGGTGGGACGTGGAGGCCGTGGCGCTGGTCCGCGAACGCTTCGGCGCGATCCCCCTGATGGTGGACGCCAACGCGGCCTATTGTCTCGAAGACGCCGGCCACCTGGCCAGGTTGGATCAGTACGACCTGATGATGATCGAACAGCCCCTCGATTATGACGACATCGCGGATCACGCCACGCTCCAGCGGCAACTGACAACCGCGATCTGTCTGGACGAATCGATCCACTCTGTCCGGGCTGGGCGCGACGCACTCGATGCGAACGCCTGCCGCATCATCAACATCAAGCCAGGACGCGTCGGCGGCCACGCCGAGTCGATCCGGCTCCACGATCTGTGTGCCGCGAGGCACGTGCCTGTCTGGCACGGCGGGATGCTCGAGTCGGGCATCGGGCGCGCGCACAATCTCCACCTGTCGACCTTGCCGAACTTCTCGCTGCCGGGAGACGTGGCGGCCAGCCGCCGGTACTACCAGCCTGATCTGATCGAGCCGGGTATCGAGGTTCAACCAGACGGGATGATCCGGGTTCCCGATGGTCCCGGCATTGGCGTCCACGTTGTCGACGATCGGCTCGAGCAGGCCACGCTCCGCCGCGCGGAGTTCACGCGGTGA
- a CDS encoding deoxynucleoside kinase produces MLPRLASPATRSVYSPQLDYRYLAIEGPIGVGKTALAERLAARVDATAILEDTENPFLGDFYQDRPGAAFQTQLFFLLNRHRQLSGLRQTELFSQVTICDYLFEKDRIYAYLDLNDNELFIYQRLYELLARDIPRPDLVVYLQAPTDVLAKRLKERSRDPEQQAFRPDPGYVKGLNEAYQHFFFHYTTTPLLVVETSQIDFGRSDEAIDDLVRQIKTLGRGTQYYVPRTR; encoded by the coding sequence ATGTTACCGCGCCTTGCTTCACCCGCGACGCGGTCGGTATACTCGCCCCAGTTGGACTATCGCTACCTGGCCATCGAGGGCCCCATCGGCGTCGGTAAGACCGCGCTCGCTGAACGACTTGCGGCGCGAGTGGACGCCACTGCCATCCTGGAAGACACCGAGAATCCGTTTCTCGGGGACTTCTACCAGGACCGGCCGGGCGCGGCCTTCCAGACGCAGTTGTTCTTCCTGCTGAACCGTCACCGGCAGCTCTCCGGGTTGCGTCAGACGGAACTGTTCAGCCAGGTGACGATTTGCGACTATCTGTTTGAAAAGGACCGCATCTACGCGTACCTGGATCTGAATGACAACGAGCTGTTCATCTACCAGCGGCTGTACGAACTGCTCGCGCGCGACATTCCGCGTCCCGATCTGGTGGTCTACCTGCAGGCGCCGACCGACGTGCTGGCCAAGCGCCTGAAGGAGCGCAGCCGCGACCCTGAGCAGCAGGCCTTCCGGCCCGATCCCGGCTACGTCAAGGGGTTGAACGAGGCCTATCAGCACTTCTTCTTCCACTACACGACGACCCCCCTGCTCGTCGTAGAGACCTCACAGATCGACTTCGGCCGGAGCGACGAGGCAATCGACGACCTGGTCCGGCAGATCAAGACGCTCGGCCGCGGCACGCAGTACTACGTGCCCAGGACACGGTAA
- the accD gene encoding acetyl-CoA carboxylase, carboxyltransferase subunit beta: MPWFKKEKKTPIATTKDTTVRVPEGLWVKCPSCSHIIYNKDLQANVHVCGKCAHHFRMTAAERLRSLFDGDWEEYDSDLMSTDPLVFTDTKPYRERLASSIKSTGRRDAIVTARGLLDGIPVHIAAMEYGFIGGSMGVVVGEKITRAIERAQAERTSVIIVSCSGGARMMEGALSLMQMAKVSAALARLDRARLPYISVLTDPTTGGVTASFAMLGDLNIAEPKALIGFAGPRVIEQTIRQKLPEGFQRSEFLVEHGMLDVVVDRRELKATIARALRFMRADEKKPVASSQ, encoded by the coding sequence ATGCCCTGGTTCAAGAAGGAAAAGAAGACGCCGATTGCGACCACGAAGGACACGACCGTCCGTGTTCCCGAAGGCCTGTGGGTCAAGTGTCCGTCGTGCAGCCACATCATCTACAACAAGGATCTGCAGGCCAACGTGCATGTGTGTGGCAAGTGCGCGCACCACTTTCGCATGACCGCGGCCGAGCGCCTGCGGTCACTGTTCGATGGTGACTGGGAGGAGTACGACTCCGACCTGATGTCGACCGACCCGCTGGTGTTCACCGATACGAAACCGTACCGCGAGAGACTGGCGTCCTCAATTAAGTCTACCGGCCGGCGCGACGCCATCGTCACCGCGCGGGGCCTGCTCGATGGGATCCCTGTTCACATTGCGGCCATGGAGTACGGCTTCATCGGCGGCAGCATGGGCGTGGTCGTCGGCGAAAAAATCACGCGGGCGATCGAGCGCGCCCAGGCCGAACGCACCTCGGTCATCATCGTCTCGTGCTCGGGCGGAGCGCGCATGATGGAGGGCGCGCTGTCGCTCATGCAAATGGCCAAGGTCTCCGCCGCGCTCGCGCGGCTCGACCGGGCCAGGCTGCCGTACATCTCGGTGCTCACCGATCCGACCACCGGTGGCGTGACGGCGAGCTTCGCGATGCTCGGCGACCTGAACATCGCCGAACCCAAGGCGCTCATCGGCTTCGCGGGGCCGCGCGTGATCGAGCAGACGATCCGCCAGAAGCTGCCCGAAGGATTCCAGCGCAGCGAGTTCCTCGTCGAACATGGCATGCTCGACGTCGTGGTGGACCGGCGGGAACTCAAGGCGACCATTGCCCGCGCGCTGCGGTTCATGAGAGCCGACGAGAAGAAACCAGTAGCCAGTAGCCAATAG
- a CDS encoding bifunctional folylpolyglutamate synthase/dihydrofolate synthase, with the protein MESLEYLFGLEFHGHKFGLENIRALTGALGRPQAAYRTVCVAGTNGKGSVCAMVARALTAAGHRTGLYTSPHLVTLRERFVVDGEMVTDVEMAAALDEVRTTIDRLLEHGGLRAQPTFFEVVTSMALVMFRQRRVDIAVLEVGLGGRLDATTVATPIAGAITTIDLDHQAHLGGTIRAIAAEKVGIAKPGMVVVCGERKPEAVDVIDEVCRRQGASLVQAWDGVDVSASSRAGLTTMALRTPARSYAPCTLALRGVHQIGNAVVAVRLLEALDAAGVSVPPPAVVDGLTRARWPCRLELVSFDDGREMLLDAAHNPAGAECLAAYLRDAYPEGLPLVFGAMRDKDIEGMLRVLLPHATRIMLTSPPSPRAAPPAELGALIATLKPELPIQIEPDPSKAVACAFQFGRAICVAGSIFLLGAILPTIPQHGRTD; encoded by the coding sequence ATGGAATCCCTGGAATACCTCTTCGGCCTCGAGTTTCACGGCCACAAGTTCGGCCTGGAGAACATCAGGGCCTTGACCGGTGCCCTCGGACGGCCCCAGGCCGCCTACCGCACGGTCTGTGTCGCGGGGACCAACGGCAAAGGCTCGGTCTGCGCGATGGTCGCTCGGGCGTTGACCGCGGCAGGACATCGAACCGGTCTGTATACGTCTCCGCACCTGGTCACCCTTCGGGAGCGGTTCGTCGTCGACGGCGAGATGGTCACCGACGTCGAGATGGCCGCCGCGCTCGATGAGGTGCGCACCACCATCGATCGGTTGCTCGAGCATGGCGGCCTGCGCGCCCAACCCACGTTCTTCGAGGTCGTCACCTCGATGGCGTTGGTCATGTTCCGCCAACGTCGCGTGGACATCGCCGTGCTCGAAGTCGGTCTCGGCGGACGTCTGGACGCCACAACGGTGGCAACGCCAATAGCCGGCGCCATTACGACGATTGACCTCGATCATCAGGCGCATCTCGGCGGGACGATTCGAGCCATTGCCGCTGAGAAGGTGGGCATCGCCAAGCCGGGCATGGTTGTCGTGTGCGGCGAGCGAAAGCCGGAGGCCGTCGACGTGATCGATGAGGTCTGCCGCCGTCAGGGCGCATCGCTCGTTCAGGCGTGGGACGGTGTTGACGTGTCTGCCTCGTCGAGGGCCGGATTGACGACGATGGCGCTGCGGACGCCGGCGCGGTCGTACGCCCCGTGCACCCTCGCCCTCCGCGGGGTTCATCAGATCGGGAACGCCGTGGTGGCGGTGCGACTCCTCGAAGCATTGGACGCGGCTGGCGTCTCCGTTCCGCCTCCAGCGGTCGTCGACGGCCTCACGCGGGCACGATGGCCATGCCGGCTTGAGCTGGTGTCGTTCGACGATGGCCGCGAGATGCTGCTCGATGCCGCACACAACCCGGCCGGAGCCGAATGCCTCGCCGCCTACCTCCGGGATGCCTATCCAGAAGGTCTGCCACTGGTGTTCGGCGCGATGCGGGACAAGGACATCGAAGGCATGTTGCGTGTGTTGCTCCCGCACGCAACGCGAATCATGCTGACATCCCCACCGTCGCCCCGCGCGGCGCCTCCAGCCGAGCTCGGGGCCCTCATCGCGACACTCAAACCCGAACTGCCCATTCAGATCGAACCCGATCCGTCCAAGGCGGTTGCGTGCGCGTTTCAGTTCGGGCGCGCCATCTGCGTTGCCGGCTCGATTTTCCTCCTGGGAGCAATTCTGCCGACGATTCCGCAACACGGTCGAACCGACTGA
- a CDS encoding Gfo/Idh/MocA family oxidoreductase has translation MSSENKRWRIGVIGAGEWGPNHVRNFAALPGADVVGVADLRQERLARIKSIQPGVATFSTASEMMATAKPDAVVVATPTMTHFEVVGQALKAGKHVLSEKPLCLTGAEADELVKLAADRNLRLMVGHVFLFNPGILKIKELVTAGHLGRVFYLFARRTNLGPIRSDVNAVLDLATHDISIFNYLLDSVPVEVSAVGKAFLQPGIQDVAVMTLQYPGDVVASIHVSWLDPKKVREITVVGESRMATWDDMATMGPVTVFDKGVLKKPREYADFGEFQLLAREGDVTLPKVPREEPLRMQARAFLEGLNAPEKLRSDGRFAADVVRVAAAINESMSMGGAPVKV, from the coding sequence GTGTCTTCCGAGAATAAACGCTGGCGCATCGGCGTCATTGGCGCGGGCGAATGGGGCCCCAACCACGTCAGGAACTTCGCCGCGCTTCCAGGAGCCGACGTCGTCGGCGTCGCCGACCTTCGGCAGGAACGCCTTGCCCGGATCAAATCGATACAACCCGGCGTCGCCACCTTCTCTACCGCCTCCGAGATGATGGCCACGGCCAAGCCCGACGCGGTGGTCGTGGCCACTCCGACCATGACGCACTTCGAGGTGGTGGGCCAGGCGCTTAAAGCCGGCAAACACGTTCTCTCCGAAAAGCCCCTGTGTCTCACCGGCGCCGAGGCCGACGAACTCGTGAAGCTCGCCGCCGATCGCAATCTGCGCCTGATGGTTGGCCACGTGTTCCTGTTCAACCCCGGCATCCTCAAGATCAAGGAACTGGTGACGGCGGGACATCTGGGCCGCGTCTTTTACCTGTTCGCCCGGCGGACCAACCTCGGCCCGATCCGCAGCGACGTGAACGCGGTGCTCGACCTCGCCACTCACGACATCTCGATCTTCAACTACCTGCTCGACTCGGTGCCGGTCGAAGTCTCGGCGGTCGGCAAGGCCTTCCTCCAGCCGGGCATCCAGGATGTCGCGGTGATGACACTCCAGTACCCGGGCGACGTGGTGGCCTCGATCCACGTGAGCTGGCTCGACCCGAAGAAGGTCCGCGAAATCACGGTGGTGGGCGAATCGCGCATGGCCACGTGGGACGACATGGCGACGATGGGCCCGGTGACGGTGTTTGACAAGGGCGTGCTGAAGAAGCCGCGCGAGTACGCGGACTTCGGCGAGTTCCAGTTGCTCGCCCGCGAAGGCGATGTGACGCTGCCCAAGGTGCCGCGCGAAGAACCGCTCCGGATGCAAGCGCGCGCCTTCCTCGAAGGCCTCAACGCTCCCGAAAAACTCAGAAGCGACGGCCGGTTTGCCGCCGACGTGGTGCGCGTCGCGGCCGCCATCAACGAATCGATGTCGATGGGCGGCGCGCCGGTCAAGGTGTAG
- a CDS encoding acyltransferase, with the protein MGDFFKHPLALVETDQIGDKTNVWAYAHVMKGAVVGSHCNIGDHAFVESGAVVGDDVTIKNGVAVWQYVTVKNRVFLGPNCSLTNDNRPRSKRDWTPVATTIEEGATIGANATIVCGCHIGRYAFIGAGAVVTRPVPDYAVVLGNPGRVRGYVCECCQPLIGRGSLLTCKKCGLRYSKTSKGVTTLEGDARPARKTKKR; encoded by the coding sequence ATGGGCGACTTCTTCAAGCATCCGCTCGCGCTGGTCGAAACCGACCAGATTGGCGATAAGACCAATGTCTGGGCCTACGCGCACGTGATGAAGGGTGCGGTGGTCGGCAGCCACTGCAACATCGGCGATCACGCCTTCGTCGAAAGCGGCGCGGTAGTCGGCGACGATGTGACGATCAAGAACGGCGTGGCGGTATGGCAATACGTCACGGTGAAGAACCGCGTGTTCCTCGGCCCCAATTGCTCGCTCACCAACGACAATCGGCCCCGCAGCAAGCGCGATTGGACACCGGTGGCCACCACCATCGAGGAGGGCGCCACCATCGGCGCTAACGCCACGATCGTCTGCGGCTGCCACATCGGGCGCTACGCGTTTATCGGTGCGGGCGCTGTGGTGACCAGGCCGGTGCCGGATTACGCGGTGGTCCTGGGCAACCCGGGCCGCGTGCGAGGCTACGTGTGCGAATGTTGCCAGCCGCTGATCGGGCGCGGATCGCTGCTCACGTGCAAGAAGTGCGGGCTGCGTTACAGCAAAACGAGCAAGGGCGTGACCACACTCGAGGGTGATGCGAGGCCCGCGAGGAAGACCAAGAAGCGGTGA
- a CDS encoding glycosyltransferase family 2 protein produces MTASRPALRVMAASIAHNEAAKIGRVLDRFPPGLVDRIVVVDDASTDNTPKVAAGKGAVVLRHPTRSGAGAAIRTAIKYGLAENFDVVVILAGNDKDRPPEIERLLAAIDDEGCDFVQGSRYLPGGDFGNMPFYRQIATRIVHPWLFSLIVMRRFTDTTNGFRAIRLSALRASGIDLDQPWLDHYELEPYLFYKMVRLGYKVKEVPVTKIYPPHELGYTKMKPITGWWSILRPLILLGLHIKR; encoded by the coding sequence GTGACAGCCTCCCGCCCGGCCCTTCGCGTGATGGCCGCCTCGATTGCACACAACGAGGCCGCCAAGATCGGCCGCGTCCTCGACCGCTTTCCCCCTGGTCTGGTTGATCGCATCGTCGTCGTCGACGACGCGTCCACCGACAACACTCCCAAGGTGGCGGCTGGCAAAGGCGCGGTCGTGCTGAGGCACCCGACGCGGTCGGGCGCGGGTGCTGCCATCCGCACCGCCATCAAGTACGGTCTCGCCGAGAACTTCGACGTCGTCGTCATCCTGGCCGGCAACGACAAGGACCGGCCGCCCGAAATCGAACGACTACTTGCAGCGATTGACGATGAGGGGTGCGACTTCGTGCAGGGGTCGAGGTACCTGCCGGGCGGCGATTTCGGCAACATGCCGTTCTACCGGCAGATAGCGACGCGCATCGTGCACCCGTGGCTGTTTTCGCTGATTGTGATGCGCCGCTTCACCGACACGACCAACGGCTTCCGCGCCATCCGATTGTCAGCGTTGCGCGCGTCGGGCATCGATCTTGACCAGCCGTGGCTTGACCACTACGAGCTGGAGCCGTACCTGTTCTACAAGATGGTCCGGCTTGGATACAAGGTGAAGGAAGTGCCGGTGACCAAGATTTATCCGCCGCACGAGCTCGGCTATACCAAGATGAAACCCATCACCGGGTGGTGGAGCATCCTGCGGCCTTTGATCCTGTTGGGACTCCATATAAAGAGGTGA
- a CDS encoding DegT/DnrJ/EryC1/StrS family aminotransferase codes for MVPFVDLAAHHAPIREQLNEAVGKVLTHGKYILGPEVEAFEQGFAKLVGARHAIGVSSGLDALRIAFEALGIKAGDEVIVPGNTFIATALAVSAVGAVPVLVDCDPETYNINVNLIEPVITKKTKAICPVHLYGQAVDMDAILAIAKKHGLKVVEDACQAHGSRYKGKGCGSMGDFGTFSFYPGKNLGGMGDGGMVTTNDDGLAATVRQLRAYGESKKYHHVVKGTNARLDTIQAAILGVKLPRLEACNALRRKHAHAYDAGLKGIPNVVAPKIPADDPSHIYHLYVIRTPKREQLQHFLHEKGIQTGIHYPIPIHRQPAYAELASSASRLPVTDGTADQILSLPMFPELTQAQIDRVCAAIREFHA; via the coding sequence ATCGTACCGTTTGTTGATCTGGCGGCTCATCATGCGCCCATCCGCGAGCAGTTGAACGAAGCGGTGGGCAAGGTGCTGACGCACGGCAAGTACATTCTCGGCCCCGAGGTGGAGGCGTTCGAACAGGGTTTCGCGAAGCTGGTTGGGGCCAGGCACGCCATCGGCGTCAGCTCAGGCCTCGACGCCCTGCGGATCGCCTTCGAGGCATTGGGCATCAAGGCCGGTGACGAAGTGATCGTGCCGGGCAACACGTTTATCGCGACGGCGCTCGCGGTGTCGGCGGTGGGTGCGGTGCCGGTGCTGGTTGATTGCGACCCCGAGACCTACAACATCAACGTCAATCTGATCGAACCCGTCATCACGAAGAAGACCAAGGCTATCTGCCCGGTGCACCTGTACGGCCAGGCGGTCGACATGGACGCGATCCTGGCGATCGCGAAAAAGCACGGTCTCAAGGTTGTCGAGGACGCATGCCAGGCGCACGGGTCGCGGTACAAGGGCAAGGGTTGCGGGTCGATGGGCGATTTCGGGACGTTCAGCTTCTACCCGGGCAAGAACCTCGGCGGGATGGGCGACGGCGGCATGGTGACCACCAACGACGACGGGCTGGCGGCGACCGTGAGGCAGTTGCGGGCGTACGGCGAGTCGAAGAAGTACCACCACGTCGTGAAGGGCACCAACGCGCGGCTCGACACGATTCAGGCGGCGATTCTCGGCGTGAAGCTGCCGCGGCTCGAGGCATGCAATGCCTTGCGGCGCAAGCACGCCCACGCGTATGACGCGGGCTTGAAGGGGATTCCAAATGTCGTGGCGCCGAAGATTCCGGCGGACGACCCGTCACACATCTACCACCTGTATGTCATCCGAACGCCGAAGCGCGAGCAGTTGCAGCACTTCCTGCACGAGAAGGGCATCCAGACCGGCATCCACTACCCGATTCCGATCCACCGCCAGCCGGCGTATGCGGAACTGGCGTCGAGCGCGAGCCGTCTGCCGGTGACCGACGGGACCGCGGACCAGATTCTGTCGCTGCCGATGTTCCCGGAGCTGACGCAGGCGCAGATCGACCGCGTGTGCGCGGCTATCCGGGAGTTCCACGCCTAG